One genomic region from Rhizobium rosettiformans encodes:
- a CDS encoding NAD(P)/FAD-dependent oxidoreductase, with product MTDNTISSAVIIGAGIFGVSTGVQLARRGIRVTILNDGPAANGASGRSLSWLNSARMRSEPYHRLRMAGIDRYRTLFAQYPDTDWLRFDGGLTWDADDAGNEIAAAYRHEVSLGYDAQHLAAGEVAGVTPGVDARAITPQGAIFNPGEGWVDLPALIGVLLEEFSALGGVLITDQGKARVVIESGRAVGAQTEKGQIHKADAVVLATGPAVPKMAAESGQIIGDSTPAALLVQTKPLAHPLRAVLNTPRVAIRPAPGGTFSVDADWAADEGVKMREDGSYEVDDGVVAELLAEASKVMEGRPQLEVVSIGFGGKPIPGDGEPVIGALKAIPGYYVAFSHSGATLGLIVGELLAFEVAAGAEHPMLSTFRPERFA from the coding sequence ATGACAGACAATACCATCTCCTCGGCCGTTATCATCGGCGCTGGAATTTTCGGCGTTTCGACCGGCGTCCAGCTTGCCAGGCGCGGCATCCGGGTGACCATTCTCAACGATGGCCCGGCTGCCAACGGTGCTTCGGGCCGCTCGCTCTCGTGGCTGAACTCGGCGCGCATGCGTTCCGAGCCGTATCACCGCCTGCGCATGGCCGGCATCGACCGCTACCGCACGCTGTTTGCCCAATACCCCGATACCGACTGGCTGCGTTTTGACGGCGGTCTCACCTGGGATGCCGACGATGCGGGCAACGAGATCGCCGCAGCCTATCGCCATGAGGTTTCGCTGGGTTATGATGCTCAGCATCTGGCTGCCGGAGAGGTGGCGGGCGTCACGCCGGGCGTCGATGCGCGTGCGATTACCCCGCAGGGCGCGATCTTCAATCCTGGCGAAGGCTGGGTCGATCTGCCGGCGCTGATCGGCGTGCTCCTAGAGGAGTTTTCCGCGCTCGGCGGTGTCCTGATAACGGATCAGGGTAAGGCGAGAGTGGTCATCGAAAGCGGTCGTGCCGTCGGCGCCCAAACCGAAAAGGGTCAAATTCATAAGGCGGATGCCGTCGTCCTCGCGACCGGTCCAGCGGTGCCGAAGATGGCTGCCGAAAGCGGGCAGATCATCGGCGACAGTACCCCGGCCGCCCTTCTCGTGCAGACGAAGCCGCTTGCTCATCCCTTGCGCGCAGTGCTCAATACACCTCGTGTCGCTATTCGTCCCGCGCCGGGCGGTACGTTTTCGGTGGATGCAGACTGGGCGGCCGACGAGGGCGTGAAAATGCGGGAAGACGGCAGCTATGAGGTCGACGATGGCGTCGTTGCCGAACTTCTGGCGGAGGCATCCAAGGTAATGGAGGGCAGGCCGCAGCTCGAAGTGGTTTCCATCGGGTTTGGCGGCAAGCCAATTCCGGGGGATGGCGAACCGGTCATTGGTGCTCTCAAAGCCATTCCCGGCTACTACGTGGCCTTTAGCCATAGCGGTGCAACGCTCGGCCTGATAGTGGGCGAATTGCTTGCATTCGAGGTTGCGGCAGGTGCCGAACATCCCATGCTGTCGACCTTCCGGCCCGAGCGTTTCGCTTGA
- a CDS encoding 2,3-butanediol dehydrogenase — MRALRFHAAKDLRLEDIPEPKKPGPGQVLVRNRFVGICGTDLHEYSYGPIFIPTEPHPFTGAHGPQVLGHEFGGVVEAVGEGATSVAVGDRVSIQPLVMPRSGDYFADRGLFHLSTQLALVGLSWDGGGMAEAALVNEYNVQKIPDEMTDEEAALVEPTAVAVYACDRGGVTAGNSVLVTGAGPIGMLTLLAARAAGATKLFVSDLNDARLELAKKVLPDVITINPKRDKVGDVVRAQTEGQVGCDVAIECVGNEHALKTCVDAVRKQGVVVQTGLHPHENPIDWFQVTFRDLEVKGSWAYPTHYWPRVISLIASGLLPATKIVTKRITLDTAVKEGFDALLDPAGTHLKILIDLSK; from the coding sequence ATGCGCGCCCTCAGATTCCATGCCGCAAAAGACTTGCGGCTCGAAGACATTCCCGAGCCGAAGAAGCCGGGACCGGGCCAGGTTCTCGTTCGTAACCGCTTCGTCGGCATCTGCGGAACCGATCTTCACGAATACAGCTACGGCCCGATCTTCATCCCGACCGAGCCGCATCCGTTTACCGGTGCTCACGGCCCGCAGGTGCTGGGCCATGAATTCGGCGGCGTCGTCGAAGCCGTTGGCGAAGGCGCGACCTCGGTTGCCGTCGGCGACCGCGTCTCGATCCAGCCGCTCGTCATGCCGCGTTCCGGCGACTATTTCGCCGACCGTGGCCTCTTCCACCTGAGCACGCAGCTGGCGCTGGTAGGCTTGAGCTGGGACGGCGGCGGGATGGCCGAAGCGGCTCTCGTGAACGAATACAACGTCCAGAAGATACCGGACGAGATGACCGATGAAGAGGCCGCCCTGGTCGAGCCGACGGCCGTTGCCGTCTATGCCTGCGACCGCGGGGGCGTGACCGCCGGCAACAGCGTTCTCGTCACCGGCGCCGGCCCGATCGGCATGCTGACGCTGCTCGCCGCCCGGGCGGCCGGTGCGACGAAGCTGTTCGTCTCAGACCTCAACGACGCACGGCTCGAACTTGCCAAGAAGGTGCTGCCCGACGTCATCACCATCAACCCGAAGCGCGACAAGGTCGGCGATGTCGTACGCGCCCAGACCGAGGGCCAGGTCGGCTGCGACGTCGCGATCGAATGCGTGGGCAACGAGCATGCGCTGAAAACCTGCGTCGATGCCGTGCGCAAGCAGGGCGTCGTCGTGCAGACCGGTCTGCATCCGCATGAAAACCCGATCGACTGGTTCCAGGTCACCTTCCGCGATCTCGAGGTCAAGGGCTCCTGGGCCTATCCGACCCATTACTGGCCGCGCGTCATCAGCCTGATCGCCTCCGGCCTCCTGCCGGCGACCAAGATCGTCACCAAGCGCATCACGCTCGACACGGCGGTCAAGGAAGGCTTCGACGCCCTGCTCGACCCGGCCGGCACTCATCTGAAGATCCTGATCGATCTCTCGAAATAA
- a CDS encoding ABC transporter substrate-binding protein — protein sequence MHFFEAFNAPFARTRATAVALVFGVLAGAVTPTLAQDDPLGLIDPAVISVGTMGDAKPYAFTTADGTFTGFDIELFLNVAERLGFKKDQVVFTGQEFSALMPSVANGRFDIAAAAIGTTDKRKETVDFSDGYLAGFLTVLTPDAGIADAAGLNGKRLGVVQGTLQEIYAEKNFTGADLVKFPDNNSAVSGLNNGTIEAHFLDYEAAKDYSARYPDLKVAINIPSFDAPAGFVIRKGNDALREALNKALHDAMQDGTWKTLHEKWFPGTPMPDSYLPKP from the coding sequence ATGCATTTTTTTGAAGCCTTCAATGCCCCCTTTGCCAGGACGCGTGCGACCGCCGTCGCGCTTGTCTTCGGCGTACTGGCCGGTGCCGTAACCCCGACGCTTGCCCAGGACGATCCGCTCGGCCTCATCGACCCCGCCGTCATCAGCGTCGGCACGATGGGGGACGCCAAGCCCTATGCCTTCACGACCGCTGACGGCACCTTCACCGGCTTCGACATTGAACTCTTTCTCAATGTGGCCGAACGTCTCGGCTTCAAGAAGGATCAGGTCGTCTTTACCGGCCAGGAATTCTCCGCGCTGATGCCCTCGGTCGCCAATGGTCGCTTCGACATTGCGGCTGCTGCCATAGGCACGACGGACAAGCGCAAGGAAACCGTAGATTTCTCTGACGGCTATCTTGCGGGCTTCCTCACCGTGCTGACGCCGGATGCAGGCATTGCTGATGCGGCCGGACTGAACGGCAAGCGGCTCGGCGTCGTGCAGGGCACGCTGCAGGAAATTTATGCCGAGAAGAATTTCACCGGTGCCGATTTGGTGAAATTCCCGGACAATAACTCCGCCGTCTCCGGGCTGAACAATGGCACAATCGAAGCCCACTTCCTCGATTACGAGGCAGCCAAGGATTATTCCGCCCGTTATCCCGATCTCAAGGTGGCAATCAATATTCCCAGCTTCGATGCGCCGGCCGGCTTCGTTATCCGCAAGGGCAATGACGCACTGCGCGAAGCGCTGAACAAGGCACTGCACGACGCCATGCAGGACGGCACCTGGAAAACGCTGCACGAAAAGTGGTTCCCCGGCACGCCGATGCCGGATTCGTATCTTCCCAAGCCCTGA
- a CDS encoding Gfo/Idh/MocA family protein, whose amino-acid sequence MTPKIRWGVLGCAGIAAKAVIPAIQSSRLGRVTAIASRDGDKARQMAERFGIAKAYGSYEELLADPEIDAIYNPLPNHLHVPLTIKALEQGKPVLCEKPIALNAAEAKTLLAAQNAAALPVAEAFMVRHHAQWKRARALIGEGRLGEVSAIQTIFSYYLDDPRNVRNQAGIGGGGLFDVGCYAINTARYLFDAEPLRAIALMERDPTFGTDRLASGLLAFPGGRQLAFTCSTQLALTQRVTVLGTRGRLEIPVPFNAPADLPTRLVLDDGRDLDGGGRIEIAIEPVDQYREQADAFCEAVLSGTPLVTGLKDAIGNMKVIDALFRSAESGRWEEP is encoded by the coding sequence ATGACACCAAAGATCCGATGGGGTGTATTGGGCTGCGCCGGCATCGCCGCTAAGGCGGTCATCCCGGCGATTCAGTCCAGCCGACTCGGCCGAGTTACGGCCATCGCCTCCCGGGATGGCGACAAGGCGCGGCAAATGGCCGAACGTTTCGGAATCGCCAAGGCCTATGGCTCCTATGAGGAGCTGCTGGCCGACCCCGAGATCGATGCGATCTACAATCCCCTGCCCAATCACCTGCATGTGCCTCTGACAATCAAGGCACTCGAACAGGGCAAGCCGGTGCTTTGTGAAAAGCCGATCGCGCTCAATGCGGCGGAAGCCAAGACGCTGCTAGCAGCGCAGAACGCCGCCGCACTGCCGGTTGCGGAAGCCTTCATGGTGCGCCACCACGCTCAATGGAAAAGGGCGAGGGCACTGATTGGCGAAGGCCGGCTAGGCGAGGTGAGCGCCATCCAGACGATCTTCTCCTACTATCTCGATGATCCCCGAAACGTTCGCAACCAAGCCGGTATCGGCGGGGGCGGCCTGTTCGATGTCGGCTGCTATGCCATCAACACGGCCCGCTACCTCTTCGATGCCGAACCGCTGCGGGCGATTGCTCTGATGGAACGGGATCCGACCTTCGGTACCGACAGGCTGGCCAGCGGCCTGCTTGCCTTTCCCGGCGGTCGCCAGCTCGCCTTTACCTGCTCCACCCAACTGGCGCTGACGCAGAGGGTTACAGTGCTAGGAACCCGCGGCCGCCTGGAAATCCCTGTTCCGTTCAATGCACCTGCCGATCTGCCAACCCGGCTCGTTCTCGATGACGGGCGCGATCTTGACGGGGGCGGGCGCATCGAAATCGCGATCGAACCTGTCGACCAATACCGCGAACAGGCCGATGCCTTCTGCGAAGCCGTGCTCTCCGGCACGCCGCTTGTGACGGGGCTTAAGGACGCGATCGGCAACATGAAGGTGATCGATGCACTCTTCCGCTCTGCCGAAAGCGGTCGCTGGGAAGAGCCCTGA
- a CDS encoding amino acid ABC transporter permease/ATP-binding protein: MNWLENLRRSFLDWNAMAEVLPTMITVGLKNTLILAAASTVLGVVIGMMLAIMGISRSAWLRIPARLYTDIFRGLPAILTILLIGQGFARIGRELFGPSPYPLGILALSLIAGAYIGEIFRSGIQSVDRGQMEACRALSMSYGQGMRLIVVPQGVRRVLPALVNQFIGNVKDSSLVYFLGLLASEREIFRVGQDQAVVTGNLSPLLLAGIFYLVITVPLTHVVNAIDARLRLGKQRPAVATSGLEEVGELDGAAGTSEVAFKGGSLDVRNLGMAYGDLDVLKGVDLSVKPGSVTCIIGPSGSGKSTLLRGLNRLVEPKSGDIFIDGESTSTMKPETLRRRVGMVFQHFNLFPDHSALENVMLSLTKIKGMPKAEAERIAKARLADVGLESRQHHLPSGLSGGQQQRVAIARALAMEPEVILFDEVTSALDPELVKGVLNLMADLGRRGMTMVVVTHEMGFARRVADQVVFMDEGRVVETGTPEAIFDNPQSPRLQRFLAEVL; encoded by the coding sequence ATGAACTGGCTTGAAAATCTGCGCCGCAGTTTCCTCGACTGGAACGCGATGGCCGAAGTCCTGCCGACCATGATTACGGTTGGTCTGAAAAATACATTGATCCTGGCGGCCGCATCGACGGTGCTCGGTGTCGTCATCGGCATGATGCTCGCCATTATGGGGATCTCGCGTTCCGCTTGGCTGCGTATACCCGCTCGTCTTTACACAGACATTTTTCGCGGTCTGCCTGCCATCTTGACCATTCTGCTGATTGGACAGGGCTTTGCGCGCATCGGCCGCGAATTGTTCGGTCCGTCCCCTTATCCGCTCGGTATCCTAGCGCTCAGCCTGATCGCCGGTGCCTATATCGGTGAGATCTTCCGCTCAGGGATCCAGAGTGTCGATCGCGGCCAGATGGAGGCCTGCCGGGCGCTTTCGATGAGTTATGGGCAGGGAATGCGGCTGATCGTCGTGCCGCAGGGCGTGCGTCGCGTGCTGCCCGCCCTCGTCAACCAGTTCATCGGGAACGTGAAAGACTCGAGTCTTGTCTATTTTCTTGGCCTGCTTGCGTCCGAGCGTGAGATCTTTCGCGTGGGGCAGGACCAGGCCGTCGTGACCGGTAATCTTTCGCCGCTGTTATTGGCCGGTATCTTCTATCTGGTGATCACAGTGCCGCTCACTCATGTGGTCAACGCCATCGACGCCCGCTTGCGGCTCGGCAAGCAGCGTCCGGCCGTCGCTACAAGCGGGCTGGAGGAGGTTGGCGAACTGGATGGCGCTGCGGGTACTTCCGAGGTCGCGTTCAAGGGCGGCAGTCTTGATGTGCGAAATCTGGGCATGGCCTACGGCGACCTGGACGTGCTCAAGGGGGTCGACTTGTCGGTAAAGCCAGGCAGCGTCACCTGCATCATCGGTCCGTCCGGCTCTGGAAAATCGACATTACTGCGCGGCTTGAACCGGCTGGTGGAACCGAAGTCCGGTGACATCTTCATCGACGGCGAGAGCACTTCGACCATGAAGCCGGAAACGCTGCGCAGGCGGGTCGGCATGGTGTTCCAGCACTTCAACCTCTTCCCGGATCATTCGGCCCTTGAAAATGTCATGCTGTCGCTGACGAAGATCAAGGGGATGCCGAAGGCGGAAGCCGAGCGGATCGCCAAGGCACGGCTTGCCGATGTCGGCCTTGAGAGCCGTCAGCATCATCTGCCCAGCGGGCTCTCCGGCGGTCAGCAGCAGCGCGTCGCAATCGCCCGAGCGCTCGCCATGGAACCGGAAGTCATTCTCTTTGACGAGGTGACCAGCGCGCTCGATCCGGAACTGGTCAAGGGCGTCCTGAACCTCATGGCAGATCTTGGCAGGCGAGGCATGACCATGGTCGTCGTCACCCATGAAATGGGCTTTGCCCGCCGCGTCGCTGACCAAGTCGTCTTCATGGACGAAGGACGCGTTGTGGAAACCGGTACGCCCGAGGCCATCTTTGACAACCCGCAGAGCCCGAGGCTTCAGCGCTTCCTGGCGGAAGTGCTCTGA
- a CDS encoding NAD(P)/FAD-dependent oxidoreductase: MLDINPGTKIDTALAKLERALASGDIDAAVNLFQADCYWRDLVTFTWNLKTLEGHEQIRDMLTSQLAAAKPSNFMQDTKETASEAGGVTDGWFEFETGVARGYGHIRLKDGLIWTLLTTMTELKGHEEPKGFRRPMGAEHGHDRNRKTWKEKRETEAAELGYTTQPYVVIIGGGQGGIALGARLRQLGVPTIIIEKNERPGDSWRKRYKSLCLHDPVWYDHLPYIPFPENWPVFTPKDKVGDWLEMYTRVMELNYWGSTTAQSAQYDETTGEWTVVVERDGKEVVLKPKQLVLATGMSGKANVPKFEGQDIFKGEQQHSSQHPGPDAYAGKKVVVIGSNNSAHDICAALWEAGADVTMLQRSSTHIVKSDSLMEIGLGDLYSERAVQGGMTTRKADLIFASLPYRIMHEFQIPIYDKIREKDADFYAALETAGFMLDFGDDGSGLFMKYLRRGSGYYIDVGACDLVIDGSIKLKSGVDVSHLTEDAVVLEDGTELPADLVVYATGYGSMNGWAADLISREVADKVGKCWGLGSNTTKDPGPWEGEQRNMWKPTQQDALWFHGGNLHQSRHYSQYLSLQLKARQAGIDTPVYGLTKPHHLS; this comes from the coding sequence ATGCTTGATATCAACCCTGGAACCAAGATCGATACGGCGCTTGCAAAGCTCGAAAGGGCGCTTGCGAGCGGCGACATCGACGCCGCCGTCAACCTGTTTCAGGCCGATTGCTACTGGCGCGATCTGGTGACATTCACCTGGAACCTGAAGACGCTGGAAGGCCATGAGCAGATCCGCGACATGCTCACCAGCCAACTCGCCGCCGCAAAACCCTCGAACTTCATGCAGGACACCAAGGAGACCGCTTCGGAGGCCGGCGGCGTCACCGACGGCTGGTTCGAATTCGAAACCGGCGTCGCCCGCGGCTATGGCCATATCCGCCTGAAGGACGGCCTGATCTGGACGCTTCTGACCACCATGACGGAACTGAAAGGGCATGAGGAGCCAAAGGGTTTCCGACGCCCGATGGGCGCCGAGCACGGTCATGACCGTAACCGCAAGACTTGGAAAGAGAAGCGGGAAACCGAGGCGGCCGAACTCGGCTATACCACCCAGCCCTATGTGGTGATCATCGGCGGCGGCCAGGGCGGCATCGCGCTCGGGGCGCGTCTTCGGCAGCTCGGCGTGCCGACCATCATCATCGAAAAGAACGAACGGCCCGGCGACAGCTGGCGCAAGCGCTACAAGTCGCTCTGCCTGCACGACCCGGTCTGGTACGACCACCTGCCCTACATCCCCTTCCCGGAAAACTGGCCGGTGTTCACGCCGAAGGACAAGGTCGGCGACTGGCTTGAAATGTACACCCGCGTCATGGAGCTGAACTATTGGGGCTCGACCACGGCACAGTCTGCGCAATACGATGAGACGACCGGCGAATGGACGGTGGTGGTCGAGCGCGACGGCAAGGAAGTGGTGCTTAAACCTAAGCAGCTGGTGCTGGCGACCGGCATGTCGGGCAAGGCCAATGTTCCGAAATTCGAAGGTCAGGACATCTTCAAGGGCGAACAGCAGCATTCCTCCCAGCATCCGGGACCGGATGCCTATGCCGGCAAGAAGGTTGTCGTCATCGGGTCCAACAATTCCGCCCATGACATCTGCGCGGCGCTCTGGGAAGCGGGCGCCGACGTCACCATGCTGCAGCGCTCGTCTACACACATCGTCAAGTCGGACTCGCTGATGGAGATCGGGCTTGGCGATCTCTACTCCGAACGGGCGGTTCAGGGCGGCATGACGACGCGCAAGGCGGATCTGATCTTCGCCTCCCTGCCCTACCGGATCATGCACGAGTTCCAGATCCCGATTTACGACAAGATTCGTGAAAAGGACGCGGACTTCTATGCGGCCCTCGAAACGGCCGGTTTCATGCTGGACTTCGGTGACGACGGGTCGGGCCTGTTCATGAAGTACCTGCGGCGCGGGTCGGGCTATTATATCGATGTGGGGGCATGCGATCTCGTCATCGATGGTTCAATCAAGCTGAAGTCGGGCGTCGACGTCTCGCACCTGACGGAGGACGCCGTCGTGCTGGAGGATGGCACGGAACTACCGGCGGACCTTGTCGTCTACGCGACCGGCTACGGCTCGATGAATGGCTGGGCCGCCGATCTCATCTCGCGTGAAGTCGCCGACAAGGTTGGCAAGTGCTGGGGCCTCGGCTCGAACACCACCAAGGATCCGGGTCCCTGGGAGGGTGAGCAGCGCAACATGTGGAAGCCGACGCAACAGGACGCACTGTGGTTCCATGGCGGCAACCTGCACCAGTCGCGCCACTATTCGCAGTATCTGTCGCTGCAACTGAAGGCGCGTCAGGCCGGGATCGACACGCCCGTCTACGGCCTCACCAAGCCGCATCACCTGTCGTAA
- a CDS encoding sigma-54-dependent Fis family transcriptional regulator produces the protein MGFADHIKEIERVGRGSNTGRDAIVVESWRRCLQTYQLDPAQAREAVIVSQNRLREHRQQAEDLVHIARSGLERLYRQVAEQNYVLLLSDRQGVTVEFLGDPSFNNNLRKAGLYLGSEWSEPRAGTCAVGACIATGEALTIHQTDHFDITHTPLSCTAAPIYDTEGSLAAVLDISLLSSPILKKSQNMARHLVSSTVRRIELANLMANSRHDLVLRFAGAPEFLDVDPEAAISVDGAGRITGMTHGGARLLAASCGLDWRSPEVLIGQPVTDFFQAGLDELASLTRASLPQDRRIAVRDGSLLFAHAIEPQQRTVSVPLARVSGRTPAISRLGGNVPAIDTLQRKVTKLAPSRLPILLRGETGTGKEYLARIIHEVSGLSGRFVAVNCAAIPEQLIESELFGYAPGAFTGALAKGRKGLIEEAEGGTLFLDEIGDMPYAAQSRLLRVLAEGEVLPVGGSVARKVDFRVVSASHRALADMVAAGRFREDLYYRLNAAVLSLPPLCEREDLPWLLERLLEKHGSQGRPLILSTAVRTLLLDHRWPGNIRELDNAIAFAAALCDDGVIEVTDLPDQLTRSAPVIEEHGQEAELRAILMSSKGNVSEAARRLGIDRTTLHRRMRRFGIGRPH, from the coding sequence ATGGGTTTCGCGGATCACATCAAAGAAATCGAGCGAGTTGGACGAGGGAGCAACACTGGTCGCGACGCCATTGTCGTAGAATCCTGGCGTCGCTGCCTGCAAACTTATCAGCTAGATCCTGCGCAGGCGCGCGAGGCGGTCATCGTCTCTCAGAATCGGCTGCGCGAACACCGCCAGCAGGCGGAAGACCTCGTGCATATCGCCCGCTCCGGCCTGGAGCGGCTCTACCGGCAGGTTGCCGAGCAGAATTACGTGCTGCTGCTGTCGGACCGCCAAGGCGTCACCGTGGAGTTTCTGGGCGACCCATCATTCAACAACAATCTGCGCAAGGCGGGGCTCTATCTCGGCTCCGAATGGTCTGAGCCGCGCGCCGGCACCTGCGCGGTGGGTGCCTGCATCGCCACGGGGGAGGCGCTGACCATCCATCAGACCGATCACTTCGACATTACCCACACGCCCCTGTCGTGCACCGCCGCACCCATATACGATACTGAAGGCTCTCTGGCCGCGGTTCTCGACATCTCGCTTCTAAGCTCACCCATCCTCAAGAAGAGCCAGAACATGGCGCGCCATCTCGTCTCGTCGACTGTGCGGCGGATCGAACTCGCCAACCTGATGGCCAACAGCCGCCATGATCTGGTGCTGCGCTTTGCCGGCGCGCCGGAGTTCCTCGACGTCGATCCGGAAGCTGCGATCTCCGTCGATGGCGCGGGCCGTATCACCGGCATGACCCATGGCGGCGCCCGGCTACTGGCCGCATCTTGCGGGCTCGACTGGCGCTCGCCCGAGGTTTTAATAGGGCAGCCGGTCACCGACTTCTTCCAGGCAGGGCTCGACGAACTTGCTTCGCTCACCCGCGCCAGCCTGCCGCAGGACCGCCGGATTGCGGTGCGTGACGGCTCGCTGCTCTTTGCCCACGCCATCGAGCCGCAACAGCGCACGGTGAGCGTACCACTTGCCCGCGTTTCCGGCCGAACACCGGCAATCAGCCGGCTCGGCGGCAACGTCCCCGCGATCGACACGCTCCAGCGCAAGGTGACCAAGCTTGCTCCCAGCCGGCTTCCGATCCTGCTGCGGGGTGAAACCGGAACCGGCAAGGAGTATCTTGCTCGCATCATCCACGAGGTGAGCGGGCTTTCCGGACGCTTCGTTGCAGTCAACTGCGCCGCGATCCCGGAACAACTGATCGAGAGCGAACTCTTCGGCTATGCCCCGGGCGCCTTTACCGGAGCCCTCGCCAAGGGCCGAAAGGGGTTGATCGAGGAGGCCGAGGGCGGAACGCTATTCCTCGACGAGATCGGCGACATGCCCTATGCGGCGCAGAGCCGGTTGTTGAGGGTCCTGGCCGAAGGCGAGGTTCTGCCCGTCGGCGGATCGGTCGCGCGCAAGGTCGACTTCCGGGTCGTCTCTGCATCGCACCGTGCGCTGGCCGACATGGTCGCGGCCGGCAGGTTCCGCGAAGACCTCTATTATAGGCTGAACGCTGCCGTCCTGTCGCTGCCGCCGCTCTGCGAGCGCGAGGACCTGCCCTGGCTCCTCGAACGGCTGCTGGAAAAGCACGGGTCGCAGGGCCGGCCCCTCATCCTGTCGACCGCGGTCCGGACGCTGCTGCTAGACCACCGCTGGCCCGGCAATATCCGCGAGCTCGACAATGCCATCGCCTTTGCAGCGGCGCTTTGCGACGACGGCGTGATCGAAGTCACCGACCTGCCGGATCAGTTGACCCGATCGGCGCCGGTCATCGAGGAACATGGCCAGGAAGCGGAACTGAGGGCCATCCTCATGAGTTCCAAGGGCAATGTCTCCGAAGCGGCCCGCCGCCTTGGCATCGACCGCACGACCCTTCATCGCCGGATGCGGAGGTTCGGCATCGGCCGTCCGCACTGA
- a CDS encoding LacI family DNA-binding transcriptional regulator, producing MEQSPPRNTSVTVADVARMAGVSKATAARVLGGYGTVSERVREAVTAAARALNYRPNELARSMTTGRSGTIGVVVGDIENPFFSLAVRGITDIARQAGFTVILTNSGENAETEKAAIRTLLAKRVDGLIVSPASESDIDHLREATRSGLPMVLLDRGSEALDVDTVIADDRHAAETVTRKLIALGHRRIAYITACDTPDHCFRMVQDINTGSVRRRIEGYLSVCAEAGLTGMEKWVRVGAVKSEQTHSIVAELFRSPERPTAIIASDSMIALEIFKVHRQLGLSIPGDVSLVSFHDADWTSVTTPTVTVVRQPVYDLGTTAAKLLVERLNGAAPAARKVVLKSEIVERASTREAYGDC from the coding sequence ATGGAGCAGAGCCCGCCCCGAAATACGTCCGTCACAGTGGCCGATGTCGCACGCATGGCGGGCGTCTCGAAGGCGACGGCGGCCCGTGTGCTCGGCGGATACGGAACCGTCAGCGAACGGGTGCGCGAAGCCGTGACCGCTGCCGCCCGCGCCCTCAACTACCGACCGAACGAACTGGCCCGCAGCATGACCACGGGACGCTCGGGCACGATCGGCGTGGTAGTGGGCGACATCGAGAACCCTTTCTTCAGCCTCGCGGTCCGGGGGATTACCGACATTGCCAGGCAGGCGGGTTTTACCGTGATCCTGACCAATTCCGGCGAGAACGCGGAGACGGAAAAGGCTGCAATCCGCACGCTGCTCGCTAAGCGCGTGGACGGCCTCATCGTCTCGCCGGCCAGTGAGAGCGATATCGACCATCTGAGGGAAGCAACACGCTCCGGCCTGCCGATGGTGCTGCTGGATCGCGGAAGCGAGGCACTCGACGTCGATACCGTCATCGCCGATGACCGACACGCCGCCGAGACCGTCACACGCAAGCTGATTGCGCTCGGCCACCGCCGCATCGCCTACATTACCGCCTGCGACACACCGGATCATTGCTTCCGAATGGTGCAGGACATCAACACCGGCTCGGTGCGGCGCCGCATCGAGGGATATCTGAGCGTCTGCGCGGAGGCTGGTCTGACCGGCATGGAGAAATGGGTGCGGGTCGGCGCTGTGAAGTCGGAACAGACACACAGCATCGTCGCCGAACTATTCCGCTCACCGGAGCGTCCGACGGCGATCATAGCATCAGACAGCATGATTGCGCTTGAAATATTCAAGGTTCACCGTCAGTTGGGTCTCAGTATTCCAGGCGATGTCTCTCTTGTGTCATTCCATGATGCAGATTGGACGTCCGTCACCACGCCAACCGTTACCGTCGTGCGCCAACCTGTTTACGACCTCGGGACGACAGCGGCCAAATTGCTGGTCGAACGGCTGAATGGCGCAGCTCCGGCGGCGAGAAAAGTCGTGCTGAAGAGCGAAATTGTCGAACGCGCCTCCACGCGAGAAGCTTACGGAGACTGCTAA